In Carassius auratus strain Wakin chromosome 12, ASM336829v1, whole genome shotgun sequence, the sequence TGGTTTACACACGTTTCCTGTTAAAACGGCCATTTATCAGGATTGCAACGACCACATATGTACAATTTGTGTTAAAGTATGGTTTGTCTTTGATCTGTTTTTACGTTACATTGCAAGAACAACATTTCTCTATTTAATCTATTAAAGATCTCTGATATCATTTAAAGCAAGTGCATTTATATTTCTCAAAAATAAAagtagtaaattaaaataacaggATTTTAGGCTAGCAAGTTGACATCTTTCAGGTATTTATTGTTACTTTGAAATACCAAATTGTATCTTAAACGCACAAAAGTCTCTAAATACACATAAGCTGTATCTGAAGTGGGAAATGTTTTCCTCTTGCTCTTTCTGCTTATGAAACAGGACTGTTCAACTGAccagtttaataaaaacattttaactgttCCAAAGTTGTGTCGTTGTTGTTTTAGTATcagtatttttaattagtttgttgttttcttcatattaaagttccattaatttagtttttttgttgtttgtgtttgttagttATTGTTTTCAAGTATAGACAAGAGttcttctatatatatatgtgtgtgtgtgtgtgtgtgtgtgtgtgtgatgcacaaATGCACCAATCTTTGCACAGAACCAGACTAAAACTAGACATACCTCAAACTTAAACACTATTCACTGGCTGCCATTGTCTACACCCAGAAATGTAAAGAGAAATAGCTCTTCTCTCAGTAAGTGTTTTTAGTGTTTAAGTGTGTTTTGAGCTCTTCTCTGCTCCAGCAGGTGTGTGTCCAGCTCTCTCAGCTGCTTCAGAAAGCCCCAGTTTGGGATGATGCGGCGTCTGCGTTTGACCTGCTCGATGGCGTCTACAACCGTCATGTGCTCGTAGATCATCAAGTAGGCCAAGAAGAGTGTGGCGGAGCGACTGCGGCCCATCACGCAGTGAATCAAAAGCTTATCTGGAGAAATAAAGAGCAAGATGACAACCTCACCCAGCAGAGTTTGGACGCAACTGATGTTAGAATATGTGACGAAAACTCGGAAATGGGTCTAAGACAGAAGTCAATCTGGGAATGATGTTGTGATCAAAAGAAAGTGGCACAAATGAAGACgtttatatttaagatttttcGTTGTCTAGACTTTCATCAACCATCTTCATGAGGTGCATCCTGGGATGCTTTTACACATATTGAAGGAGGAACATGTGTGATGTGCATTTCTTGATTATGTTCCAATAATTtcaatctttttattttgttttgtttcttaacCCTTATGCATTGCTGGGGAcattttcgtccactagggggtaaagttgaatcttattttggccacaactttctctgtgtttgagctaatggaatgatttttggtgacaaatcttcaCCGAAATTTTTgaaaaactcaacggtacactgGCCGAtacactctttctcacacacacacacacacatacacacacaatataatatgctgttatactccatatagcttcatatacaagtcagaaactaagcttttttttttgcacaggcctatctaaagggttaatggtcccacctagtgattaagtgtaaaaattattttttttacctcttcccaaaagggaaaaccaaaaacaatcaagaatgcatgattatatggtgtcatgtctttgcaatcaaaaaatgtcattataatggaagtcaatggggcaaaaacagccaccaacaacaaattagggagaaaaaatgtaaatctaatgctgcacaaaaactaaaaatgcatcaaagccaatgtttctactaatctttgacatgcccaagactgttataaaaagttttttttaaaatccagccacaattacttttatattgaaaataagtcattttgtgtgttttttcccccgaAATccgtgacatcatttatgaacttggcaattaaaatcttggattttttttttaaacatttggtagttttgatcaggactgaagttgattaacagatttatgcaaaaaaattgaaaaaaatatgaatctgatacatttttacagcagtttaattgagtgttCATCCCGAATAAATGAAAgagtagtgaatttgaacaatgcacaagggttaatagCTTtgtaaagcaattcattaaaggGGAAGATTTTCAGATGAGCTGTCCTCAACTTTTGACTTGAATGTCCTCAActgtccacaaaaaaaataaaaatataataataataaattatccaCATTAACTCTTTCTGccaaactaaataactaaaaatatataaatgtcattAACAACTAATAAGTAAAAGGACCCAACTCTTTTAAACCAATGAATTTGAATGATATTTCCAGTCATTGTGTTCTCACAAATTCTGCTTGAATATTCAGCTTGGATTTCAACAATGCATACAGTATTCATTATAGAAATGACTTGCAAGAATCCTAGATCTTAAAAGAAAAGCAGATGTTGATTGTGTGCATTAAAATAAGAAATCTAGATTTTTAGTTGGCCCCCTGCGAAGTTTGAGGAACCGCTTTTTTAGATCAAATGTGTCCAAATATTGCCTGGAGTATGCTGATTCGCTCTTGAGTAATATCTGTTGTGTTTCAGCTCACTCTGGGGGTTTCTGAGGGTCTGGTGGATGTGTTCTGCGGCAGGATAGAAGAACTGGCTGAGGTTGAACGTGGGAACATCTTCCGCCGTGATCCCGTAGTAATGCACGTCCATGTCTCTGTAGTATTCAGCGCCGGTGTCCACACTGTTCCACTCGCCCTCGGCTGCGTTCAGGACGTGTGTGATGCCCATCGTCTTCAGCTTGTATCGGTCCTTTGCTGTTTCTCTTCACAGAGACACAACAGCTTTTAGACACTAGTCCACCATTAAACTACCTTCCCATCTCATGCCTACAGAAAAACTCTCCATACGTCTGCACTTTAAACCTCAATTGTGCACTAGCActaacatttcttacattattacaattttagatttttatagacGCTAATATAGACTAGTTATAATTTATGTTATCGTACTTGGTGTGCACGGTCTGAAAGTTGGATCTGGTGCTAGTCCACTTTCTTCACTGACTCTATTTCACTTTTTTGCGTAAATTATAAACGTACTGGCTTTAGATGCTTTACTGgattaaaaaatcttaatgatcGATTTGTTTCctataaacaatttttattaggagtgcaaaaacatacaacatagggtgaacacaaaacacaaaaacaacaataaaacagcaatgaAAAATACACAGAAATGACAAATGGGTAACAGTAGAGTATTTAAATAGCAATAGCATGTATAATAATGATGCTAATAATATTTTGTGATGACGgcaaaattaataacaataataataatagataacattgataataaagacttttttttacttaagaaaGCAATTATATTAGGTATTATGGACTCATGTTTTAGGTAAAAAGGGTCAAATGCTGTGTCAAATTGCCTCCGAAAGTGATTTTCAAAAAGATGTTTTGTTTAataagatgttaattgattgcctttagttgtgtggattattgtgatgtttttatcagctgtttggactcgcattctgacggcacccattcactgcaaagcatccTTGGTGAGTAATTGATGCTAAATTTTCCAAATATGATGAAGAAACGAACACATTTACATATTGGATGGACTCTGaagttgagtacattttcagcacttTTAAATAACGTTTTCTTTAAGTAAATCATAGAGTTGCAGTTTACTTTATAATGTAGCACAATAACACAACTCTGGCTTTGACTTTAGTGATAGTTTAAGGGAAATAATCAATAGGCTTACTGTATAATAGGATGAATGTTATTGAGTAGATTAAGTATGCATCTTTTTCATGTCTCCTGCATTATTATCATCACAACTGATATTAGGGTTAGTCAAACAACACAACTCACTCGTTCCCTATGTAGACGTTAGGCCAGACCTCATTGACGTGTGTGTAGGCGACGCTGCCGTGCGTCAGGTGTTTCTCCAACTCGTAGCCGTTCGGTGTCACATATTCCTCTTTCTCTTCAGAAACCTCAGACTTCACTCCAAACTTCCTCCTTGAGGTCATCTTCAAACACGCGTTCGATTAAAACAGCATGAGAGGGTATAAACAAGGCCCAAAGGCAGAAGCGTAGATGAAAAACAGGCCGAATGCTGAACTACGTCTCATTTTAGGTGTAAATCAACAGCTGGAGGTTGTCTCCGTATCACTTCTGACTTCAATATCTGTCTCTATCTCTGTATTTTGTGTTCAGGTCAGATCAGGAGTCCGTGCTGAGCTGAGTCGACTGCTTTGGGCTGACGAACGGTTGGAGTTGGGTGTTAAATTCTGGGTTATTTTTAGAGGTCTGTTCTACCTTTCTCTCACTAGAGAGAGCTGAACCcctcaaaaatacatttatatgtttcTCAACTGATACAAGACGTGACATGAACACCATAGCACACTAATAGTGCACCCAAATTAATGCTGAGAACTATAATCAAGAATCATGATCCCTTAAAGACTCGTCCAGAGTTGTTTGTTTGCTCTACATCATTTCATAAATGGCAACtctatgatttatttattccTAAAAGAATAGCTCACcgaaaaatgaacatttgctgaaaatgttgtcTTCGTCAGGtcattaggatgagtttgtttcttcatcagatttggagaaatgtggcgTTTCAGtgcttgttcaccaatggatgcactgcagtgaatgggtgccgtcagaatgagagtccaaacagctgataaaccaCTGCATGCATATATGCACAGTATATACTAAcagaatatatgcatgcatgtacacacaacatatactttcaaaatatatgcatgcatatacacacaacatatacttaaaaaataaatgcatgcatatatttttaaagctgttgCATGTGATTTTTTTGCAATAGTACTAAACTCTTGCACAAAGACAAGACACCAAAATGGGACACCTCGTACACAATTTCCAGAAATAGAAATAATGTATTTGTCTCTATTGGAATAAATATCACTTAGTGTGTGTTTTTCttgtccataatattgctttgtcaagtaaaaaaaatagttttgaatcaggagagaaatctgcacagatcaagctacTGTATAAACAGTCCTGAACGAATATCtttatgtattttgattaaagaaGCATTGTTTTGAATATTGACTTGTTAATTGATGGACGGAAGTGGTGTGGGTTATTTATGgattatttttttcagctgtttggactatcattccgacggcacccattcactgcagagcatctactGATGTAACatgatttctccaaatctgttccaatgaggaaacaaactcgAACTTGAgctcattttcagaaaatgttcattttcggGTGATTTATTCCTTTAAATGAGTTATTAAAGATTCCTCtttgtttatattaattaatctGATCTCTTCTCTGCAGATTGAGGCTAGAGTCCAGCTGACGGAGCTGTTGAAGGAATCCAGCGTTGGGTAAAATGTTCCTGTGGGCACAAACTACACTGACGGCGTCTGCGATGGTGAGTTTTTCGTATATCATCAGATACGCCAGAACTAGTGTCGCTGAACGACTCACTCCTCTGGCACAATGAACCAAGACCTTCCCCTTTCCTGAAAAACAGAGAAAACTAGCATCACACATTCAGGTTAAACCTGTTCAAACCCGTCACATCGATGTCTATAAAACATCAAACGGATTCAACTTAAACACGATATTCATCCAACAAGAAAAACTAGAGTGCATCTTTAAATTTAGGAATTGATTGgtttttataaagtgtttttttttttgtcattttgttcagtgttttttgattaaacattattttatttgtaataatgtcacGGAGTAATCATTCACAATGCGACCTAGAATTCCTAGAAGGCGGTTTTAAACACCTAAACACAATAATATCCCCAATATGTCAATCCCTGAAATCAATACCTTAAATAAGTAAACTCTTAAGCATACTCTTAATAAACttctatttttgtcatttttagttgtgaattttctttttcggttttaTTGACCTAAACTATTCTACCCCAAAGCGGACTTGAGCGTGCAAGTTtagtaaaaaactatttaataagcCACCACTAAACATGAATAGAAcacttaactgtatttttaactaTATCACAATCAAAAGATTGAGGTTCAAGTACAGTATAGAGCATATGTAGGCTATACTTTTCTGTTTGTGTATTTCTGAGAAGTGCATAAGACAGTAggctttcttatttttttgtttaaaagaagtgCACTAATAGCACATCACAAGTGAAACATGCATCATGCAAACTCATGGTATAAAAGGTCTGGAGGTGCACAATGTCTTACTCTGCTGAGACAGAGCTTCATGAATGAAACCGGCTGTTGGGTGGAAGAACGGTGCGATGTCAAAGTGTTTGCTGTCTGGTGCCTCCACGCCGTGATACTCtatgtttgtgtctgtgtagAAACCAGCTCCGGTGTCGATGTGAGCGGGTCCGTGTGCGGCGTTGATCACGTGAGTGACTCCTAGATGTCTTAGAAGTGTCTTGTCTTTCGCTGTCGCACTGAGAGAATCAAGAGTTCATTCTGAGCAGTAGCTCTCAAATCTCACCTATACACAAACGTCTACCAATAGCATTGCATGCATTTGAGTTCTGAGCTCCACATGTGgtagaaataaaaagaaacattgacAAACATTGAGTTAGCTAACACACATTAGGAGACTAAAAGTGTTGCATTGGAGTAATACGCACGCATCACTGATGTAGATGTTGGGCCAGACTTCATTATAAGCGCTGGAGGGTCGACGGTTCGTTAGCAGGAGGGTCAAAAGGTCACAGATGGGCGGAGTCTCGTATCCAACATTCCGTGTGCTCATTCTTTAATTTAATGTACGTTGATCTTTTGAAGTAATAGAGCTGGATGTACTGTGAGAACATAAAGTCATTTGTTATTTGTGTTGTCAAACTCACACGTTTCTCTGCTCTTCTGTTTCTTCTGCCGGGTCTGTGGTCCACGTAGAGccgtgtttgtgtgagtgtgatgCAGTAAGTGATACGTGTCTCTCTTCTGGCCTCTTTGCGTGTCGGTAAATATAGATGAGACTCAAACAGACGCACAGCTGAGGAGCTTTGAATAGAAGTTCATTAAGGTAGAGATGGTTCACATTTTAAATAGGTTCTTTTCATggataaaataatagaaaatgtttcaaaatatatatttgaacaaatctgctttttaattgttaaattctGTTATATTGTATAAACTATTAAGTTTGATGTCATTATGACATATagctattttagatttttatatataaaattttattattttattttattattattttaaaagtctgtttttcttattatatataaGAAAAACAGAGTTTgaggttcatatatatatatataacagaataatatatttatttaataatatattattttatatatttcaatataggaaatataataatatatttctatagGCTTGGTGTCCtgattacatatatatttttattttcatgaatatattttaataattgaaatatatatattttttttttttataaactttgtaCATTCTTGGTCTTATTGTGCACAATCttcataatatttataaatctgaaataacTTTTGCACTGATGTTTCGTTTTTAACCCCTTCCCTCCTGTTTGTTGTTCTGAAAGCACTACAGTGTTAAACTGTGAATGTGACTTTATTGTGTCTCTGAACATTTAGCAGGAATAACAGAATTTTAGACAACGAAAGAAAATGCATCAACTAATTTTAATTGAGAAATGAAATCCTGCATCAATTCATTTAATTCCATCAGTTTCTGAATCCTGCATTTCTGCCAGGGAATTTTCATAATCGTTCTTCATGTGAGTAATTGTGTTACTGTATCTAATGTATTTGTGATTAGTGAGTGCATATTGCATTAAGACAGAAGAAAATTAGATTTATCTTtgtatcattcttttttttaaatgaaatcttaaataaagataaaggctatattttgcattaacattttttttttttattacagttttatcaCTCAAATtcccattaaaaatatatttattattattattattattttaaaaattcattagGAAATCACCATTGTGCCAGTTATTGGgagactattatagtttttaataacaGTAAAGAGTTTTTTCTGCATTAGtgttgctgatgttttttttttttctcattaacttttctttgataaatatctaa encodes:
- the dusp29 gene encoding dual specificity phosphatase 29, giving the protein MTSRRKFGVKSEVSEEKEEYVTPNGYELEKHLTHGSVAYTHVNEVWPNVYIGNEETAKDRYKLKTMGITHVLNAAEGEWNSVDTGAEYYRDMDVHYYGITAEDVPTFNLSQFFYPAAEHIHQTLRNPQNKLLIHCVMGRSRSATLFLAYLMIYEHMTVVDAIEQVKRRRRIIPNWGFLKQLRELDTHLLEQRRAQNTLKH
- the LOC113111409 gene encoding dual specificity phosphatase DUPD1, with the translated sequence MSTRNVGYETPPICDLLTLLLTNRRPSSAYNEVWPNIYISDAATAKDKTLLRHLGVTHVINAAHGPAHIDTGAGFYTDTNIEYHGVEAPDSKHFDIAPFFHPTAGFIHEALSQQRKGKVLVHCARGVSRSATLVLAYLMIYEKLTIADAVSVVCAHRNILPNAGFLQQLRQLDSSLNLQRRDQIN